A single window of bacterium DNA harbors:
- the dnaA gene encoding chromosomal replication initiator protein DnaA: protein MDNKQLWDSALVDIELSVSKANFSTWFKDTYVLKQEGGTVHLAVPNPFVRTWLQDKYHKFILKSLRNLSENVRSLEYIVAKNDQRKTENRNPLGSQPINSNTELPLEENRINKDSNLNPRYTFEAFVVGPFNELAHAASQAIVKRPGSVYNPLFVHGNTGHGKTHLIQAIGNQIKKNFPEKKVYYINSERFVTELVNAIQSNRINQFKENYRKYDVLIMDDIQFVANKEKSQEELFHLFNGLYENNKQIIFSSDKHPNFIPNLEDRLKTRFAAGMIVDIPAPDHESRLAILRTKFSQHDVLMSDDALEFIAVTTGGSVRELEGLVNGIICQTHLKGRELNINEIKGLVKNNDQPKKAVAIKDVIKIIADFYNIEEQSIYEKTRRKEIVKPRQLAMYILREECNVSFPLIGQKLGGRDHTTVIHSCEKIKNELKTDSILAGEITQIKSMIS, encoded by the coding sequence ATGGACAACAAACAACTCTGGGACAGCGCGCTTGTTGATATTGAACTTTCTGTTTCAAAGGCCAATTTCAGCACATGGTTTAAAGACACTTACGTCCTCAAACAAGAGGGTGGAACGGTACATTTGGCTGTTCCCAACCCATTCGTGCGTACGTGGCTTCAGGACAAGTATCATAAATTTATCCTGAAATCACTGCGTAACCTTTCTGAAAATGTCCGCTCTTTGGAGTATATAGTCGCGAAAAACGATCAACGGAAAACAGAGAATCGTAATCCGTTAGGTAGCCAACCCATAAACTCCAATACAGAACTGCCACTCGAAGAAAACCGTATAAACAAAGACAGTAATTTAAACCCGCGCTACACTTTTGAAGCCTTCGTAGTCGGACCTTTTAATGAGCTGGCCCATGCCGCCTCCCAAGCAATAGTAAAAAGGCCGGGAAGTGTATACAACCCTCTTTTTGTCCATGGAAACACAGGGCACGGCAAAACACACCTTATACAAGCAATCGGCAACCAAATAAAGAAGAATTTTCCGGAAAAAAAGGTTTATTACATAAACTCGGAGCGTTTCGTAACCGAGCTTGTAAACGCCATCCAATCAAACAGAATAAACCAATTCAAAGAAAATTATCGGAAATACGACGTTTTGATAATGGACGACATTCAATTCGTGGCTAATAAAGAAAAAAGCCAAGAGGAGCTTTTCCACCTTTTCAACGGCCTTTACGAAAACAACAAACAAATCATATTTTCATCCGATAAACATCCGAACTTTATTCCAAACCTTGAAGACCGATTAAAGACACGTTTTGCCGCCGGAATGATAGTGGATATACCCGCCCCCGACCACGAATCTCGCCTCGCAATACTAAGGACCAAGTTCTCTCAACATGACGTTTTGATGTCCGATGATGCCCTTGAATTTATAGCGGTAACCACGGGGGGCAGTGTGAGGGAATTGGAAGGTCTCGTGAACGGAATAATATGCCAAACGCATTTAAAAGGCAGGGAACTTAACATAAATGAAATAAAAGGCCTTGTAAAAAATAATGACCAGCCAAAAAAGGCGGTGGCAATAAAAGATGTTATAAAAATAATAGCCGACTTTTATAACATAGAGGAACAGAGCATATATGAAAAAACCAGACGAAAGGAAATAGTGAAGCCAAGACAACTGGCTATGTATATTTTAAGAGAAGAGTGTAATGTTTCTTTCCCCCTTATAGGCCAAAAACTTGGAGGTCGCGACCACACCACCGTCATACATTCTTGTGAAAAAATAAAAAATGAATTGAAAACCGATTCCATATTAGCAGGGGAGATCACTCAAATAAAATCCATGATAAGTTGA
- the rpmH gene encoding 50S ribosomal protein L34, producing the protein MSFTYKPKKRKRAKTHGFLVRSKTKSGRNILKRRMRKGRKNLSVSSHR; encoded by the coding sequence ATGTCATTTACTTACAAACCAAAAAAGAGAAAAAGAGCCAAAACACACGGGTTTTTAGTTCGCTCAAAAACCAAATCAGGCAGAAATATTCTTAAAAGGAGAATGAGAAAAGGCAGAAAAAATCTCTCCGTAAGCTCTCACCGCTAA
- the rnpA gene encoding ribonuclease P protein component, whose translation MLPKSKRVSTALFNQVLRSGFRFDSVFLTFRLLKLENDKEKRFTVAVPKRLASKAVYRNKIKRKAMAVLRVVFPVIKSGFAGIFFLKRDISDLQRDDLEGEMKNLLGKARILI comes from the coding sequence ATGTTACCAAAATCCAAACGCGTTTCCACGGCTTTGTTTAATCAAGTTTTGCGTTCCGGATTTAGATTTGACTCGGTTTTTCTAACCTTTCGCCTGCTGAAACTTGAAAATGATAAAGAAAAAAGGTTTACCGTGGCCGTTCCAAAACGACTGGCTTCCAAAGCTGTCTATAGAAATAAAATAAAAAGAAAAGCGATGGCGGTTTTAAGAGTCGTTTTTCCCGTCATAAAGTCCGGATTCGCGGGGATTTTTTTTCTTAAACGCGATATTTCAGACCTTCAACGCGATGATTTGGAGGGAGAAATGAAAAATTTGCTTGGAAAAGCGCGTATTCTGATTTGA
- a CDS encoding YidC/Oxa1 family membrane protein insertase, which produces MKAFFVAAVYGPLYNGLVLLISILPGGNAGFAVIIFTLIIKLALFPLSTKATRTQLKMREMESGMNVIKEKYKNNKEEQARAIMSFYKENGINPFSGLLLVLIQIPILLSLYFMFFRGLPVLQEHLLYSFVPVSEVGMHFLGIFDLSQSSFILAFLAALTQYFQIRLAMPLPSQNGSAKGDFKQDLAKSLNSQMRIMMPILIFVILYPFPPFSRIFPTIPSVIALYWITSNLFAIGQELYMRNKVKAEKQQKDSQQKISGKVAYGGK; this is translated from the coding sequence ATGAAAGCTTTTTTTGTCGCGGCGGTATACGGGCCCCTTTATAACGGACTGGTTCTACTTATAAGTATTTTACCCGGTGGAAACGCCGGTTTTGCGGTTATAATCTTTACTTTGATAATAAAATTGGCGCTGTTCCCTCTTTCCACAAAAGCCACCAGAACACAGCTAAAAATGCGGGAAATGGAAAGCGGAATGAATGTAATAAAGGAAAAATATAAAAACAACAAAGAAGAGCAAGCTCGCGCCATAATGTCTTTTTATAAAGAAAATGGCATAAACCCTTTTTCAGGACTTCTTTTGGTTTTAATACAGATTCCAATTCTCCTTTCTCTGTACTTCATGTTTTTTAGAGGTCTGCCGGTTCTTCAGGAGCACCTTCTGTACTCTTTTGTGCCGGTGTCGGAAGTCGGAATGCATTTTTTGGGTATTTTTGACTTGAGCCAGTCCAGTTTTATATTGGCGTTTTTGGCGGCTCTAACTCAATATTTCCAAATACGGCTTGCAATGCCTTTGCCGTCTCAAAACGGCTCTGCCAAAGGCGACTTCAAACAGGACTTGGCAAAAAGTTTGAATTCGCAGATGAGAATAATGATGCCGATTTTGATTTTTGTGATACTGTATCCGTTTCCGCCGTTTTCGCGTATATTTCCCACCATACCTTCTGTCATAGCTCTATACTGGATAACAAGCAACCTTTTTGCAATTGGACAGGAGCTGTATATGAGGAACAAGGTTAAGGCGGAAAAACAGCAAAAAGATTCGCAACAGAAAATTAGTGGTAAAGTGGCGTATGGAGGAAAATAA
- a CDS encoding R3H domain-containing nucleic acid-binding protein — translation MEQEKIKSIISDILERMDINHEPIEVRTDETGRMMCFIVKTDDSGLLIGNGGGTLNAFNLILKKIAAKNIHGDENYEEATKFYVDINNYQEKLLAELKTRAGIMAERARSFGVDVPLPPMSSYERMLIHTMFQGVGDLKTESEGVGRERRIVIKYVGKTSA, via the coding sequence ATGGAACAGGAAAAGATTAAAAGTATAATATCCGACATTTTAGAGCGCATGGATATCAATCATGAGCCCATAGAAGTCCGCACTGACGAAACAGGAAGGATGATGTGTTTTATTGTTAAAACGGATGACTCAGGGCTTCTTATAGGGAATGGAGGAGGCACTTTAAACGCTTTTAATCTTATTTTGAAAAAAATAGCGGCTAAAAATATACATGGAGACGAAAACTATGAAGAGGCAACCAAGTTTTACGTTGACATAAACAACTATCAAGAAAAGCTTTTGGCCGAGCTAAAAACCAGAGCCGGCATAATGGCCGAACGAGCGCGTTCTTTTGGCGTTGATGTACCACTGCCTCCCATGTCTTCTTACGAGAGAATGCTTATTCACACTATGTTTCAGGGCGTCGGTGATTTAAAGACGGAGTCGGAGGGTGTGGGAAGAGAAAGAAGGATTGTGATCAAATATGTGGGCAAAACAAGCGCGTAA
- a CDS encoding pilin, translating into MLTKKILLKTVLAVVVFAILFGVGDNVIAQSNDTYVPLAPIEGTFAESTGKTSLTTYIAGAFRIAIALCGVLAFLMIVIGGFQYMSTDAIGGKTEGKERILQAVGGLVLALSSWLIINTLNPELLSLEGINKIEPLSEKIAQTNLLSQSAPVPTIGERLREERREVESLEREAEALQSAGQTEEAEAKKDEALLARDEAVSNSIKVTSAGVNRALQSNDPEEARRALNTYVTSVSKRLDSLRKQEVYSPEAIAEISDFHRMISARYLEKIIALEE; encoded by the coding sequence ATGTTAACTAAAAAAATTTTATTGAAAACAGTTTTGGCGGTAGTCGTGTTTGCGATTCTTTTTGGCGTAGGTGACAATGTTATCGCCCAAAGCAACGACACCTACGTGCCTCTTGCGCCGATTGAAGGAACTTTCGCTGAGTCAACGGGAAAAACCAGCTTGACCACATACATAGCCGGCGCGTTTCGCATAGCGATCGCCCTGTGTGGCGTTTTGGCGTTTCTAATGATAGTTATAGGCGGTTTCCAATATATGTCCACAGACGCCATAGGTGGCAAAACGGAGGGCAAAGAGAGAATACTTCAGGCCGTAGGCGGATTGGTGCTCGCTTTGTCTTCTTGGCTTATAATAAACACATTAAACCCCGAACTTCTGTCGCTTGAGGGCATAAACAAAATAGAGCCCCTTAGTGAAAAGATCGCCCAAACAAACCTTTTGTCGCAGTCGGCGCCGGTGCCTACCATAGGCGAGCGATTGAGAGAGGAACGGCGGGAAGTTGAAAGTTTGGAAAGGGAGGCCGAGGCGCTCCAGTCAGCCGGCCAAACTGAAGAAGCGGAGGCCAAGAAAGATGAGGCCCTGTTGGCAAGAGACGAGGCCGTCAGTAATTCCATTAAGGTGACTTCAGCGGGCGTCAATAGGGCATTACAGTCAAACGACCCTGAAGAAGCCCGTAGGGCTTTAAACACTTACGTCACAAGTGTAAGTAAAAGACTTGACAGTTTGCGAAAACAAGAAGTTTACAGCCCGGAAGCCATTGCCGAAATATCGGATTTTCACCGCATGATTTCAGCGAGGTACCTGGAAAAAATTATAGCTTTAGAAGAGTAG
- a CDS encoding DUF87 domain-containing protein: protein MGLLDIFKKKKQPEITSILPQEIYEAGVLELKDVIAPSALKVTPRALNLGDKIVRTFFVISYPRFLTEGWFSPIINLDKIFDISIYIHPVETSKVLRQFQKKVAEVQSQIHTREDKGLVRDPMLDTAYQDLERLRDDLMQAQERLFDVGLYISIYGESEEELDKVESEIKSILESKLVYVKPALFQQENGFKTVLPTETDKLLVHSKLNSSPLSSLFPFISFDLTSDKGILYGINRHNSSLVLFDRFSLDNYNSITFAKSGSGKSYATKLEILRTLMFETEVLVIDPEREYEYLAEAVGGKYFNISLNSEHHINPFDLPTPREDESGSDVLRSHIINLVGLFRIMMGGLTPEEDAVIDRAITETYALKDITPDTDFGNIEPPLLSDFELVLAGMEGGESLAQRLSKYTRGTWAGFINRPSNVDIDGKFVVFSLRDMEEELKPVAMYIVTHHIWNAIRKNLKKRLLVIDEAWWMMKSEDTASFLLGLAKRGRKYYLGVATITQDVDDFLKSPYGLPIITNSSIQILLKQSPSSIDRIQKTFNLTDEEKYLLLESDVGEGIFFVGLKHVAIKIISSYTEDQIITSDPSQLLAIKKAKNDLKTATG, encoded by the coding sequence ATGGGACTTTTAGACATATTCAAAAAGAAAAAGCAGCCGGAAATAACATCCATTCTGCCTCAAGAAATATATGAGGCGGGTGTTTTAGAGTTAAAAGACGTTATCGCTCCGTCCGCCCTTAAAGTCACGCCTCGCGCTCTTAACTTGGGCGACAAAATCGTCCGAACTTTTTTTGTTATTTCCTACCCGCGTTTTCTCACTGAAGGGTGGTTTTCACCTATTATAAATTTAGACAAAATATTTGATATCTCAATCTATATTCATCCCGTGGAAACATCCAAGGTTTTGAGACAATTTCAGAAAAAAGTGGCTGAAGTTCAAAGTCAAATACATACAAGAGAAGACAAGGGTCTTGTGCGAGACCCCATGCTGGATACGGCCTATCAGGACTTGGAACGCCTGCGCGACGACTTGATGCAGGCCCAAGAGCGCCTTTTCGACGTAGGACTTTATATTTCAATTTACGGGGAATCCGAAGAAGAGCTTGACAAAGTGGAATCGGAAATAAAATCCATTTTGGAATCAAAATTGGTTTACGTAAAACCGGCTCTGTTCCAACAGGAAAACGGTTTTAAAACAGTACTGCCAACCGAAACGGACAAACTTTTGGTTCATTCCAAACTTAACTCTTCACCTCTTTCTTCTCTTTTTCCATTTATTTCTTTTGACCTCACTTCCGACAAGGGAATTCTATACGGAATAAACAGACACAACTCTTCGCTTGTTCTTTTTGACCGATTTTCGCTGGACAACTACAACTCAATAACCTTCGCCAAGTCGGGTTCGGGAAAATCCTACGCCACGAAATTGGAAATACTTCGGACCCTCATGTTTGAAACGGAGGTTTTGGTCATAGACCCCGAAAGAGAATATGAATATCTTGCCGAAGCGGTTGGTGGAAAATATTTCAATATTTCACTCAATTCAGAACACCACATAAATCCGTTTGACTTGCCTACGCCGAGAGAAGACGAGTCCGGTTCGGACGTTTTGCGTTCGCATATAATAAACTTAGTCGGACTTTTCCGTATCATGATGGGAGGACTTACACCGGAAGAAGACGCCGTCATAGACCGCGCCATCACGGAGACCTACGCGCTGAAAGATATAACTCCGGATACCGATTTTGGCAATATTGAACCTCCACTTCTGTCCGATTTTGAACTGGTTCTTGCCGGAATGGAGGGCGGGGAGTCGCTGGCTCAACGCCTGTCAAAATACACTCGCGGGACTTGGGCCGGATTTATAAACCGACCTTCAAACGTTGATATAGACGGAAAATTTGTCGTGTTTTCTCTGCGAGACATGGAAGAAGAGCTAAAGCCCGTGGCGATGTATATTGTAACCCACCATATTTGGAATGCCATACGAAAAAACCTGAAAAAACGCCTGCTTGTAATAGACGAGGCATGGTGGATGATGAAATCGGAAGATACGGCATCTTTCCTTTTGGGGCTTGCCAAAAGAGGCCGGAAATATTATTTGGGAGTTGCCACCATCACACAAGACGTTGACGACTTTCTGAAATCCCCGTACGGTCTTCCCATAATCACCAACTCTTCAATACAAATCCTTTTGAAACAATCGCCATCAAGCATTGACAGAATACAAAAGACATTTAATTTAACGGACGAAGAAAAATATCTGCTTTTGGAATCGGACGTGGGAGAGGGGATTTTCTTTGTGGGACTTAAACACGTAGCCATAAAAATAATTTCTTCCTATACCGAAGACCAGATAATCACATCTGACCCTTCACAGCTTTTGGCTATTAAGAAGGCCAAAAACGACCTCAAAACCGCTACAGGATAA
- a CDS encoding GxxExxY protein — METNDSKILYKDLSYKLNGLFFAIHKELGWQRSEKSYADALEQKLKDNNISYEREMPLLPSFTGEGERRNVPDFVINGIIIIDLKAKRFISTDDYYQMRRYLSASDLRLGIIVNFRQYRIYPKRVLLPSDRS, encoded by the coding sequence ATGGAAACCAATGATTCAAAAATACTATACAAGGATTTATCGTATAAACTTAATGGCTTGTTTTTTGCAATTCATAAGGAATTAGGATGGCAGAGAAGCGAAAAATCTTATGCTGACGCTTTAGAGCAGAAATTAAAGGATAATAATATATCATATGAAAGAGAAATGCCCTTGTTGCCTTCATTTACCGGAGAAGGGGAAAGACGAAACGTGCCGGATTTCGTGATTAACGGTATAATAATCATTGACCTCAAAGCCAAGCGCTTTATATCAACAGACGACTACTATCAAATGAGAAGATACTTATCGGCAAGTGACTTGAGATTAGGAATTATTGTAAATTTCCGCCAGTATAGGATTTATCCGAAACGAGTTCTACTCCCATCAGACCGTTCGTAG
- a CDS encoding PrgI family protein, whose translation MKFQVPQFIEVEDKIFGPLTIKQFIYLAGGGGLAFIVYRFSPLPFFITLFLIIPVILLALALAFYKVNNKSFIAVLEAAIKYFFGNKLYIWKKTPKTPEHREKDEKEEPTLFVHRLSDSKLKDLTWSLDIAENVNLGANESMGKNNANTTK comes from the coding sequence ATGAAATTTCAAGTCCCCCAATTCATAGAAGTAGAGGACAAAATTTTCGGTCCTCTTACAATAAAACAGTTTATATACCTCGCCGGTGGGGGAGGTTTGGCTTTTATCGTTTACCGTTTTTCTCCACTTCCTTTTTTCATTACGCTGTTTCTCATAATCCCGGTAATACTTTTGGCCCTGGCTTTAGCGTTCTATAAAGTCAACAACAAATCATTTATCGCCGTCTTGGAAGCGGCGATAAAGTATTTTTTCGGAAACAAGCTTTATATTTGGAAAAAAACTCCGAAAACGCCCGAACACAGAGAAAAAGACGAGAAAGAAGAACCAACTCTCTTTGTTCATCGTCTTTCTGACAGTAAACTTAAAGACCTGACATGGAGCTTGGATATCGCGGAAAATGTCAACTTGGGAGCGAATGAAAGTATGGGGAAAAATAATGCGAATACTACGAAATAA
- a CDS encoding peptidoglycan-binding protein, with translation MFRTSSLFVLVVLICATPTVSSALQLSRDLRVGSRGEDVRALQVFLNQDPDTALALSGQGSLGNETEYFGNLTKKAVISFQNKYRQDVLLPIGLYYATGYVGGMTRAKINEIYDFRTEIQSSESHGQRPEIMNSDETKIAVEEPMKNPNIPEGYENHPNFEHYEEFVGAIRTVGSEQGYSLEELDFMQEKVTEALATTTDYQALFLQEQLKNNELPDFSSIYDTNGPSFGSFFSNIGNYLLPTAHAQAPQGRCEQGNQICFGSMVIFPFLCTCSGNWLITMRPFPPRYIALLTHYQGAQAYLSYNTPFTRWLVGFYQQGGQCQFYAGISCVSLPSQGQTSPRLGSSRTP, from the coding sequence ATGTTTAGAACTTCTTCCCTTTTTGTTTTGGTGGTTTTAATTTGCGCCACGCCCACGGTGTCGTCGGCCCTTCAACTTTCGCGCGATTTGCGGGTTGGGAGCAGAGGAGAAGACGTTCGCGCTCTCCAAGTTTTTCTAAATCAGGACCCGGACACCGCTCTCGCTTTAAGCGGGCAGGGCTCTTTGGGTAATGAGACGGAATATTTCGGTAATTTGACAAAAAAGGCGGTGATTTCTTTTCAGAATAAATATCGTCAGGACGTACTTTTGCCCATAGGACTTTATTACGCTACGGGGTATGTCGGTGGAATGACAAGGGCCAAGATAAACGAAATTTATGATTTTAGAACTGAAATCCAGTCCTCGGAGAGTCATGGTCAAAGGCCGGAAATTATGAACTCGGATGAGACGAAAATTGCCGTGGAAGAGCCAATGAAGAATCCAAATATTCCGGAAGGATATGAAAATCATCCGAACTTTGAACATTATGAAGAGTTTGTCGGGGCTATTAGAACTGTTGGGTCCGAACAGGGCTACTCGCTTGAGGAGCTTGATTTTATGCAGGAAAAAGTCACTGAAGCGCTGGCCACAACTACCGATTATCAAGCGCTTTTTTTGCAAGAACAACTAAAGAACAACGAACTTCCTGATTTTAGCTCTATCTACGACACAAATGGCCCGAGCTTCGGGAGTTTTTTCAGCAACATAGGGAACTATCTTCTGCCAACAGCTCATGCCCAAGCGCCACAAGGCAGATGCGAACAGGGTAACCAGATATGTTTTGGTAGTATGGTGATTTTCCCGTTCCTCTGCACTTGTTCGGGGAACTGGCTTATAACAATGAGACCTTTTCCACCAAGGTACATAGCGCTTCTTACTCACTATCAGGGCGCGCAGGCATATCTTTCTTATAATACGCCATTTACGCGGTGGCTTGTCGGTTTTTACCAGCAAGGAGGCCAATGTCAATTCTATGCCGGAATATCTTGTGTAAGTTTGCCTTCTCAAGGGCAAACCTCGCCGAGGTTGGGTTCGTCACGGACACCGTAG
- the rsmA gene encoding 16S rRNA (adenine(1518)-N(6)/adenine(1519)-N(6))-dimethyltransferase RsmA, whose protein sequence is MNYRNKNKILEDKERLFPRKSLGQHFLKDRNILKKIVDAAELSPEDAVLEVGPGEGTLTELLLEKAGRVIAVEKDARLIPKLGEKFKQEIDNGHLILLNKDILELDFNDLCSMLHVPCYKIVANLPYYITGQFLRKFLSTEKQPEMMVVLLQKEVAKRIVGQGATSTKSDRPKKESLLSISVKAYGNPIYIDTVKAGSFSPPPKVDSAILKIENISKKNFEKISEEKFFEILKKGFSSKRKLLSSNLGIKADIFVSCGIEVKSRAEDVSLEKWKKLTEKIMN, encoded by the coding sequence ATGAACTACCGAAATAAAAACAAAATATTAGAAGATAAAGAACGTTTGTTTCCTCGCAAATCATTAGGCCAGCATTTTTTGAAAGACAGAAACATTTTGAAAAAAATTGTTGACGCCGCCGAACTGTCGCCGGAAGATGCGGTGCTTGAAGTCGGGCCCGGAGAGGGAACTTTAACAGAACTTCTTTTGGAAAAAGCGGGCAGAGTCATTGCCGTTGAAAAAGACGCGCGCCTCATCCCGAAACTGGGCGAGAAATTCAAACAAGAAATTGATAACGGACATTTAATTCTACTCAATAAGGACATATTGGAATTGGATTTCAATGACTTGTGTTCCATGTTGCATGTTCCATGTTACAAGATAGTAGCCAACCTGCCTTACTACATTACCGGTCAATTTTTGCGGAAATTTTTAAGTACAGAGAAACAGCCGGAAATGATGGTTGTTCTTCTTCAAAAAGAAGTGGCTAAGCGGATTGTTGGGCAGGGCGCCACCTCCACCAAAAGCGACAGGCCAAAAAAAGAGAGCTTGCTTTCAATAAGCGTCAAGGCGTACGGAAACCCGATTTACATTGACACCGTAAAAGCAGGCAGTTTTTCGCCACCGCCAAAAGTGGACTCGGCGATTTTAAAAATAGAAAATATTTCAAAGAAAAACTTTGAAAAAATCTCTGAAGAAAAGTTTTTTGAAATTTTAAAAAAAGGATTCTCAAGCAAACGAAAACTTCTTTCAAGTAATCTGGGTATCAAGGCCGACATTTTTGTTTCATGCGGGATAGAAGTGAAATCTCGCGCCGAAGACGTTTCTTTGGAAAAATGGAAGAAGCTCACGGAAAAAATAATGAATTAA
- a CDS encoding UvrD-helicase domain-containing protein, producing the protein MTDYLDELNDRQKEAVLHKDGPLLIIAGAGAGKTKTITHRILHLIKNGVPPEKILAITFTNKAAKEMKDRVARLLGGNFSLSDLNFKLPHVSTFHSLGVRILRSEHLKLRLPKHFTIYDRDDSKKAIREAMKREGIDPKSLEPGKALSIISREKGDLVTSADYEKRASRSFLSDTISKIWRQYEKILESEKAVDFDDLLLKTAFLLKKDPEVRAKYQRMWQYVHIDEYQDTNEVQYQIVKIISAEHRNITVVGDIDQNIYAFRGASIKNILDFEKDYPDAKEVLLEENYRSTQTILTVANRIIEKNKERKKKNLFTRKEEGEKVTLYEAYDQNDEARFVATKAGEIINERGVPPKEIAVLYRANFQGRALEEAFLAAGVPYQVLGVRFFERKEIKDVIAYLRASLSSENLTDIKRIINVPTRGIGKVAMLKIFSGKDSELPPKTKDVYFRFKQTLSGIKEKAFKEPLSQTVKFIMKESGLEEEYRDRAKTRGYGSEEGAEKLENMRELVTYATKYDNLKPEEAVEKFLTETALQSDQDELKEELNAVRLCTVHSSKGLEFDYVFVTGLEDGLFPHKGFSEEGELSGKRAEEERRLFYVGITRARAKIYLSCASTRAIYGSIQVNVPSEFIFDIDEEFIEREERFEGGGKTIYLD; encoded by the coding sequence ATGACCGACTACTTAGACGAGCTAAACGATCGACAAAAAGAAGCCGTCCTCCACAAAGACGGCCCTCTTCTTATCATAGCCGGAGCGGGGGCGGGCAAAACAAAAACAATCACCCACAGAATTCTCCATTTGATCAAAAACGGCGTACCACCGGAAAAAATCCTGGCAATCACTTTTACCAACAAAGCCGCGAAGGAGATGAAAGACAGGGTCGCGCGTTTGCTTGGCGGCAACTTTTCGCTTTCCGATTTGAATTTTAAACTCCCTCATGTTTCCACATTCCACTCTCTCGGTGTTAGAATTTTGCGTTCTGAACACTTGAAGCTCCGTCTTCCCAAGCATTTCACCATTTACGACAGGGACGACTCCAAAAAAGCCATAAGAGAAGCCATGAAAAGGGAAGGAATTGACCCAAAGTCCTTGGAACCGGGAAAGGCACTTTCAATAATAAGCCGTGAAAAAGGCGACCTTGTCACTTCCGCCGATTACGAGAAAAGAGCATCAAGAAGTTTTTTAAGCGACACCATCTCAAAAATCTGGAGGCAATATGAAAAAATACTGGAGTCGGAAAAGGCGGTGGACTTTGACGACCTTCTTTTAAAAACAGCATTTCTTTTGAAAAAAGATCCGGAAGTTCGCGCGAAGTACCAAAGAATGTGGCAGTATGTGCACATTGATGAATACCAAGACACCAACGAAGTCCAGTACCAAATCGTTAAAATAATTTCGGCGGAACACCGAAACATAACCGTCGTCGGAGATATAGACCAAAACATTTACGCGTTTCGCGGAGCCAGCATAAAAAACATTTTGGATTTTGAAAAGGATTATCCTGACGCCAAAGAGGTTCTTTTGGAAGAAAATTACCGCTCTACGCAGACAATTTTGACTGTCGCCAACCGCATTATTGAAAAAAACAAGGAAAGGAAAAAGAAAAACCTTTTCACCCGCAAAGAAGAAGGCGAGAAAGTAACGCTTTACGAAGCGTACGACCAAAACGACGAAGCTCGCTTTGTGGCGACAAAAGCCGGTGAAATTATAAACGAACGCGGTGTACCGCCCAAAGAAATAGCCGTTCTTTACAGAGCCAACTTTCAAGGACGGGCTCTTGAAGAAGCGTTTCTTGCCGCCGGAGTGCCTTATCAAGTTTTAGGAGTAAGGTTTTTTGAAAGAAAAGAAATAAAAGATGTTATTGCATATTTGAGAGCTTCGCTATCTTCCGAAAACCTTACGGATATTAAACGGATAATAAACGTTCCCACTCGCGGTATCGGCAAAGTGGCGATGCTTAAGATTTTTTCGGGAAAGGACTCCGAACTTCCGCCAAAAACCAAAGACGTATATTTTCGTTTTAAGCAAACATTGTCGGGTATAAAGGAAAAAGCTTTTAAAGAACCTTTGTCTCAAACGGTAAAATTCATCATGAAAGAGAGCGGGCTGGAAGAAGAATATCGCGACAGGGCAAAAACCCGTGGCTATGGTTCGGAGGAAGGCGCGGAAAAACTGGAAAACATGCGAGAGCTTGTAACGTACGCAACCAAATACGACAACCTAAAACCGGAAGAAGCGGTAGAAAAATTTCTAACGGAAACCGCTCTGCAGAGCGACCAGGACGAACTGAAAGAAGAACTGAACGCCGTTCGACTGTGCACCGTTCATTCATCCAAGGGTTTGGAATTTGACTACGTATTCGTAACCGGACTGGAAGACGGCCTGTTTCCACACAAAGGGTTCTCGGAAGAAGGGGAGTTAAGCGGTAAAAGAGCCGAGGAAGAACGACGCCTCTTTTACGTTGGCATTACGAGAGCGCGCGCGAAAATATATCTTTCTTGCGCCAGCACAAGAGCGATATACGGCTCTATTCAAGTAAACGTCCCGTCAGAATTTATCTTTGACATTGACGAAGAGTTTATTGAAAGGGAGGAGAGGTTTGAAGGGGGAGGAAAGACCATATACTTGGACTAA